CCATTATGTTTCTGAACTTCTGCATTTTAGATACTTCTATATTACAGAATTTATTCTTCTTAGGAAATGACTGTTTACTGTAAAGATGATAATATACACAGTGCATGAAATACAAAAATAAATTTAGTACCCCTAGTCCGCCATTGCATCTTTGGCGGACAAACAGGGGTGCAAGGAGAGAAAAATGCGCAAAGAATCTTTAGAATTTTTAAAAGAGCTCGTGGGAACTCCATCTCCTTCGGGTTTTGAAACAGCAGTTCAAAAGGTTGTTGCAAACAAAATGAAAAAAATTACAAAGAATACTTCTATTGATGTTATGGGAAATCTGACGGGGATTTTAAATAAAAACGCAAAGCCAAGAATTATGCTTGCAGCCCATTGCGATGAAATAGGGCTTATGGTTAAATTTATATCCGACGAGGGATTTATATATTTTACAACTATTGGTGGAATAGATTTGCATATAATACCGGGAAGAAAAGTTTATATTAATACGAAAAAAGGCAAGATATTGGGCGTAACGGGTAAAAAAGCAATCCACTTAATGGAAAAAGAGGAAAGAGAAAAAATATCCAAAATGGAAGATTTATGGATAGACATTGGCGCGAAGGGCAAAAAACAAGCCCAAGAATTAGTGAGTATAGGAGACCCTATAACTTTTATAGAAGGCATGGATATTCTTAAGAACGATTTTCTGATTTCAAGAGGTTTTGACGACAAAATGGGTGTTTATCTTGTTACAGAAATTATGGATGGACTTAAAGACAAAAAATTGTCTTCCTCGGTTTACGGAGTAATTACCGTTCAGGAAGAAGTAGGGCTAAGAGGAGCAATCCCTTCTACCTTCAGGGTAGAACCTGATATAGGTATTTGCATCGAAGTGGCCCATGCAACAGACCATCCTTGTGTCGACAAAAAGAAAACAGGAGAATATAAAATTGGTTCAGGTCCTGTTATAAGCCGTGGCGCAAATATTAATCCAAAACTTTTTAATCTTTTGATAGATACAGCCAAGAAAGAAAAAATTCCCTGTCAAATTTTAGGCGAACCGGGAAGAACAGGAACTGATACAAATGTTATGCAATTAACAAAAGAGGGTGTTGCAACTGCGCTTGTTTCCGTCCCTGTGAGATACATGCATACGCCAGTTGAATTGCTTTCCACCAAAGACCTTGACTATACAGCACGTCTGATTATTGCTTTGATAAAAAGAATAAAACCCGGGATGGATTTTACACCGTAGTGACTTCAGAATTCAGCAGACAGAATTCAGAAAAAAAATTATCTAACAAATTTTCTCACTTTGACGGCAAGACAGGTCAAGTGGATCTGCCCGCTTCGTAGCAGGCGGGAACGCTTGACAAAACCGATAAATTCAAATAACATACGCTTCCTTGTTTAAATTGTTATCACAAACAAATACTCTAAAAATAGGAGTAAGGGGTTAAATGAAAGTAATGGAATCCAAAAAAGATATGCAGTCCCTTGAAGAATTGTACTTCTCCACTGTAAAATCTATTTCTGTTGGAGAAGTTGTGAAAGGCAAAATAGTCCAAATCAGTAAAGGGGAAGCCTTAATAGATATCGGGTATAAATCCGAAGGAATTATCTCCTTATCTAATTTTGATTCTCCGGAAGAGTTAAAAGTTGGAGACGAAATGGAGGTTCTCGTCGAATCCAAAGAAAACCAAGACGGTATGGTAGTCCTTTCTTTGGAAAAAGCAGATTTTATTAAAAATTGGGGTAAAATTCAGAAAGCTTATAATTCCGGCGAAACCATTAAGGGCAAAATTACAAAAAAAATCAAGGGTGGTTTTATTGTCAATGTGGGTATTCCGGGATTCCTGCCTTCCTCGCAAGTAGATATAGAGCCATTAAAAAATCAAGATGATTTAGTAGGGAAAGAAAAAGAATTTAAGATCCTCAAGACCAACCAATGGAGAAAAAATGTAGTAGTTTCTCATAAAGCTTATCTGGAAGAAAATCGAGACCAGTCAAGGAAACATCTTCTTAAAACCTTAAAGTTAAAGGACATTGTTAAAGGCAAAGTTAAGAATATCACCGATTTTGGCGCGTTTATAGATCTTGGTGGACTTGATGGCCTGCTTCATATTACTGATATTTCTTGGGGTAGAATTTCTCATCCTTCGGAGGTTTTGGCAATAGGCGAAGAAGTAGAAGTAGTAATATTGGAAATAGATCAAGAGAAAAAACGAGTTTCGTTAGGATTAAAACAGAAGAGTGCCGACCCATGGGAATTGGTAGAGAAAAAATTCCCCCTTAATGCTAAGGTTAAGGGAACTGTTGTCAATATAACTAACTACGGGATTTTCCTTGAATTAGAAAAAGGTATTGAAGGACTTGTTCACATATCGGAATTGTCTTGGACGAAACATATATCTCATCCATCACAGATGTTGAGTATAGGCGAGATAGTAGAAGCAATGGTCATAAATATAGATAAAGCAAATAACAAGATTGCTTTGTCTATAAAGAGAACAGAATCCGACCCATGGCTTAAGATAAAAGATAAATATCCTAAAGAAACTAAAATTAAGACCAAGGTGAGAACAATTACCGATTATGGAGTATTCGTTGAACTGGAAGAAGGAATAGAAGGGTTAATACACGTTTCCGATTTGTCTTGGGCTCCCAGAACAGAGCACCCTTCCAAATCAGTCAAAAAAGGGGAAAAGTTAGAAGTATTGGTCTTGGATGTAGATCCTACCCAAAGGAAAATATCACTCGGCCGAAAACAGCTTTTACCTAACCCTTGGGAAGAGATTGACAAAAAATATAAAGTGGGAATGGAAATAAAAGGAACGGTTACTAAAGTAACCGATTTCGGCGCATTTGTAGAAATTGGAGACGGAATAGAAGGACTTTTACATATATCTCAAATAAAAGACGAAACACCCAATGCCACTGAACAAGAGGGGGAAGTAGTATCCGTTCAAGAGTTACTTAAGGTAGATGATAAAATAAAGGTAACAATTGTAAGAATTAGTTCTGAAGAAAGAAAAATCGGGCTTAGTCTGGTAAAGAAGTTAAAGAAACCTGTCCGCCCCGATATTACATTGGGACAAGCAGGCGAGAAGACAACCTAATCCCCTACGGGTCAAACAAAAAATTGAAAACGGAAGTCATTAAGACAAATCTGTATTGTTTGCACTGCGAAAAAGAAACCCCACACGTTATAACATATGTAGGAGATTATGTTCATAAAATTGAATGTAATCTCTGTAATACACAGCTTCGTATCGACAAAGAAAAAATATTAAAATTTTACACTTCTAATGTTCTCAAAAGGCTTTTCACTAAACCTGAAAGGCTAACAGACGAATTGAGAAAAGACTTATCGTCTTTGTTAACTTCTCTGCCGTTTAGGATTGCATCAAAACCTTACCGTATGGCAAAGGAGCTTTTTAAAATTATTAAAGAAAAATGATTGCAGACCCAGCTACCATAATATTGGCAGGCGGAGATTATCAAATACAGCTTACAAAAATGAAGCAATTTTAAAATCACTGTAATCTTTTTTAAAATCCCCGCCAAAATAGATAGGCAGGGATATAATCACGTCTTAAATGAAAGCCAAAAACCTACTATCTCCCGTTCTTATAATCGCGCTTTTAGCTTTTATAGCAATAGGCAGTACGTTATTAATTAAAAATAAGAGAAACCAACTGCATCAAATCCGACATCAAGAAGCCAATGCTCTCCTAAGAGATTCAAAATATGCAGAAGCATTGACAATTCTAAAAGCTATTTATCCTAAAATTAAAGGGGAAACACAAACGGAAATTCTTTATCAAATCGGGATTTGCTATCAAAAAACAGGCGAAATAACAGAAGCTAAAAAATATTGGGACAAGGTTTTGAATTCTAAATACTCTTTCCATCATCCGGAAATATATTACGAGTTTGCCCAACAAAGATTAAGAGAAGCAAATTTTGAAGAAGC
The bacterium DNA segment above includes these coding regions:
- a CDS encoding M42 family metallopeptidase, producing MRKESLEFLKELVGTPSPSGFETAVQKVVANKMKKITKNTSIDVMGNLTGILNKNAKPRIMLAAHCDEIGLMVKFISDEGFIYFTTIGGIDLHIIPGRKVYINTKKGKILGVTGKKAIHLMEKEEREKISKMEDLWIDIGAKGKKQAQELVSIGDPITFIEGMDILKNDFLISRGFDDKMGVYLVTEIMDGLKDKKLSSSVYGVITVQEEVGLRGAIPSTFRVEPDIGICIEVAHATDHPCVDKKKTGEYKIGSGPVISRGANINPKLFNLLIDTAKKEKIPCQILGEPGRTGTDTNVMQLTKEGVATALVSVPVRYMHTPVELLSTKDLDYTARLIIALIKRIKPGMDFTP
- a CDS encoding 30S ribosomal protein S1; translation: MKVMESKKDMQSLEELYFSTVKSISVGEVVKGKIVQISKGEALIDIGYKSEGIISLSNFDSPEELKVGDEMEVLVESKENQDGMVVLSLEKADFIKNWGKIQKAYNSGETIKGKITKKIKGGFIVNVGIPGFLPSSQVDIEPLKNQDDLVGKEKEFKILKTNQWRKNVVVSHKAYLEENRDQSRKHLLKTLKLKDIVKGKVKNITDFGAFIDLGGLDGLLHITDISWGRISHPSEVLAIGEEVEVVILEIDQEKKRVSLGLKQKSADPWELVEKKFPLNAKVKGTVVNITNYGIFLELEKGIEGLVHISELSWTKHISHPSQMLSIGEIVEAMVINIDKANNKIALSIKRTESDPWLKIKDKYPKETKIKTKVRTITDYGVFVELEEGIEGLIHVSDLSWAPRTEHPSKSVKKGEKLEVLVLDVDPTQRKISLGRKQLLPNPWEEIDKKYKVGMEIKGTVTKVTDFGAFVEIGDGIEGLLHISQIKDETPNATEQEGEVVSVQELLKVDDKIKVTIVRISSEERKIGLSLVKKLKKPVRPDITLGQAGEKTT
- a CDS encoding bh protein, with product MKTNLYCLHCEKETPHVITYVGDYVHKIECNLCNTQLRIDKEKILKFYTSNVLKRLFTKPERLTDELRKDLSSLLTSLPFRIASKPYRMAKELFKIIKEK